One stretch of Actinacidiphila sp. DG2A-62 DNA includes these proteins:
- a CDS encoding protein kinase domain-containing protein, whose product MGEGLFAGRYELLGMLGHGGMARVQRARDTRMGRIVAVKTLLPELADNPDARRRFAREAQAAGALNHPGIVTVHDQDEVEDGDQVVPYLVMEYVSGRTLAQLVRERASFEPEEAVRIVCDILDALAHAHSRGTVHRDVKPANVMITDEGTVKVADFGIARVLDSDQRLTATGSAIGTPSYMSPEQINGGDVDARSDVYAAGCVLVELLTGRPPFTDGNPINLMYWHVHTPPPEPSARNPRVPRELDALVLQALAKDPASRPADAAVFRNRLRGWLSGVAAAGSSAVPDPSADAAPAAAATSAPLVKDAAPAAPTAAPAADAPAHRADPRATYGLGGQLPVLPGAAPRQPAGAPGGPAPRTPGQFPPHIPAQGVRDATPPPPAQPQHPAYGQAAPHTPPSLTPPPPAYLPAPAPRRRTRATAPPRCAAAAGAAGPRPARASRWPPWASPWPWSTGRWAAARRTPIRPAPRPARPPPCATRRSPCTAERRAAATAAASTASCARRAPRAAPSGWPPPTRR is encoded by the coding sequence ATGGGCGAGGGGCTGTTCGCGGGGCGGTACGAACTGCTGGGAATGCTCGGCCACGGCGGGATGGCACGGGTCCAGCGGGCCCGCGACACCCGCATGGGCCGGATCGTCGCGGTCAAGACGCTGCTGCCGGAGCTGGCCGACAACCCCGACGCCCGCCGCAGGTTCGCCCGCGAGGCGCAGGCCGCGGGCGCGCTCAACCACCCCGGCATCGTCACCGTCCACGACCAGGACGAGGTCGAGGACGGCGACCAGGTCGTCCCGTACCTGGTGATGGAGTACGTCTCCGGCCGCACCCTCGCCCAACTCGTCCGCGAACGCGCGTCGTTCGAGCCCGAGGAAGCCGTCCGCATCGTCTGCGACATCCTCGACGCGCTCGCCCACGCGCACAGCCGCGGCACCGTCCACCGCGACGTGAAGCCCGCCAACGTGATGATCACCGACGAGGGCACCGTCAAGGTCGCCGACTTCGGCATCGCGCGGGTGCTGGACTCCGACCAGCGGCTGACCGCGACCGGCTCGGCGATCGGCACGCCCAGCTACATGTCGCCGGAGCAGATCAACGGCGGTGACGTCGACGCCCGCAGCGACGTCTACGCGGCCGGCTGCGTGCTGGTCGAACTGCTCACCGGGCGCCCGCCGTTCACCGACGGCAACCCGATCAACCTGATGTACTGGCACGTCCACACCCCGCCGCCCGAGCCCTCCGCGCGCAATCCCCGGGTGCCCAGGGAACTGGACGCCCTGGTGCTGCAGGCGCTCGCCAAGGACCCGGCCTCGCGGCCGGCCGACGCGGCGGTCTTCCGCAACCGGCTGCGCGGCTGGCTGTCCGGCGTGGCCGCCGCCGGCTCGTCCGCCGTCCCGGACCCGTCCGCCGACGCCGCCCCCGCCGCCGCGGCCACGTCCGCGCCCCTGGTCAAGGACGCCGCGCCGGCGGCCCCGACCGCCGCCCCCGCCGCGGACGCCCCCGCGCACCGCGCCGACCCCCGCGCCACGTACGGCCTGGGCGGCCAGCTGCCGGTGCTGCCGGGCGCGGCCCCGCGGCAGCCGGCCGGCGCGCCCGGCGGCCCGGCGCCGCGGACGCCCGGGCAGTTCCCGCCGCACATACCCGCCCAGGGCGTGCGGGACGCCACCCCGCCGCCGCCCGCGCAGCCCCAGCACCCCGCGTACGGCCAGGCGGCCCCGCACACGCCGCCGTCGCTCACGCCCCCGCCGCCCGCCTACCTGCCGGCCCCGGCACCCCGCCGCCGAACGCGGGCGACGGCGCCGCCGCGCTGCGCCGCCGCCGCAGGGGCCGCTGGACCGCGGCCGGCGCGGGCGTCGCGGTGGCCGCCGTGGGCGTCACCATGGCCCTGGTCTACGGGCCGCTGGGCGGCGGCACGGCGAACCCCGATCCGACCGGCACCGCGACCGGCACGTCCACCACCGTGCGCAACGCGGCGCTCACCCTGCACGGCGGAAAGGAGGGCAGCGGCTACGGCGGCGGCCTCGACGGCGTCGTGCGCCCGTCGAGCACCAAGGGCGGCACCCTCCGGCTGGCCGCCGCCTACCCGCCGCTGA
- a CDS encoding SCO1860 family LAETG-anchored protein, translating into MYRIPKSLVPARRSAAVLGAATALAAGALAVAPAARAGAPAPAHTTGAGASTATVLRAGLDVSLLNKTVDVPVNVSLNDVHAPASADETALTVTVGHGVEQGRPVNILRAAVATADATVDRHTAEGYANVANAQLHLPGLPLLSLVKLDAISSRATCTVGRKPTASSHLAGVTVLGQRVALDAVGTTQVVVPGVGKVSLELTNTVLTSRTAAATALRLQVHVNPLNLGVADVSGDVTLAQATCRTPEGSTGGSTGGSTGGSTGGSTGGSSTGGATSGGSTSGSTTGGTSTGGSTSGGSGGSGSGGSTNGGSTNGGSTNGGSTNGGSTSGSTNGGSSSGGSTSGAAASGGSSSGGSSSGGSGGSGDTHTQTVADTGDLAETGASSSTPYLAGGAAALVAAGAGVYLVANRRRRAAAQGDN; encoded by the coding sequence GTGTACCGCATTCCCAAGTCCCTTGTCCCAGCTCGCCGTTCGGCCGCCGTGCTCGGCGCCGCCACCGCCCTCGCGGCGGGCGCCCTCGCCGTCGCGCCGGCCGCGCGGGCCGGTGCGCCCGCGCCGGCGCACACCACCGGCGCGGGGGCGTCCACCGCGACCGTGCTGCGCGCCGGTCTGGACGTCTCGCTGCTGAACAAGACGGTCGACGTGCCGGTGAACGTCTCCCTGAACGACGTGCACGCCCCCGCCTCCGCCGACGAGACCGCGCTGACCGTCACCGTCGGCCACGGCGTGGAGCAGGGCCGCCCGGTGAACATCCTGCGCGCGGCCGTCGCCACCGCGGACGCCACCGTGGACCGGCACACCGCGGAGGGCTACGCGAACGTCGCCAACGCCCAACTGCACCTGCCCGGCCTGCCGCTGCTGTCCCTGGTCAAGCTGGACGCGATCTCCTCGCGGGCCACCTGCACGGTGGGGCGCAAGCCCACCGCCTCCTCGCACCTGGCCGGTGTGACCGTGCTCGGGCAGCGCGTCGCGCTCGACGCGGTCGGCACCACGCAGGTGGTGGTGCCCGGCGTCGGCAAGGTCAGCCTGGAACTGACGAACACCGTGCTGACCTCGCGCACCGCGGCGGCCACCGCCCTGCGCCTCCAGGTCCACGTCAACCCGCTGAACCTGGGCGTGGCCGACGTGAGCGGCGACGTCACGCTCGCGCAGGCCACCTGCCGCACCCCGGAGGGCTCGACGGGCGGCTCGACCGGCGGTTCGACCGGCGGCTCGACAGGCGGTTCGACCGGAGGCTCGTCCACCGGCGGTGCCACGTCCGGCGGTTCGACGTCCGGCAGCACCACCGGCGGCACCTCCACCGGCGGATCGACCTCGGGCGGCTCCGGCGGTTCCGGCAGCGGCGGCTCCACGAACGGCGGCTCCACGAACGGCGGCTCCACGAACGGCGGCTCCACGAACGGCGGTTCGACGTCCGGCAGCACCAACGGCGGGTCGAGCTCCGGCGGTTCGACGTCCGGAGCCGCCGCCTCCGGCGGCTCCTCGTCCGGCGGTTCCTCCAGCGGCGGCAGCGGCGGCAGCGGCGACACGCACACCCAGACCGTCGCCGACACCGGCGACCTCGCGGAGACCGGCGCGAGTTCGTCCACGCCGTATCTCGCGGGCGGCGCCGCGGCCCTCGTCGCGGCCGGCGCGGGGGTCTACCTGGTCGCCAACCGCCGCAGGCGCGCCGCCGCCCAGGGCGACAACTGA
- a CDS encoding ABC transporter substrate-binding protein codes for MRPSSTKGGTLRLAAAYPPLNLLDPAATYEQPAWNVQRLYLRKLVDYAPAPGQKGRVLEPDLATDTGKVSSDGLTWTFHLKSGVKFQDGSPITSQDVKYGIERTFARDVFPGGPSYFPDLLDEGQHYPGPYQDTDPDKLGLKSVATPDSSTIVFTLAKPFADFRYVLALSIGAPVPRSADTGGGKDFEKHPVASGPYKVASYAPDKSLELVRNPEWDPATDPIHSALPDRIDLTYLASQDAVEAALLDGRADLDIDAATLSDATETKILNSPALKANTDLAYSGATRFLSLQTDVAPFSDYQCRWAVEYAVDRASLRAGFGGQYDGGDIATTMLPPTSDGHDANATPFGTTAGVSYPQAAKTQLKNCGRPNGFDVTLAGPDSPQTDDAMQSVKTALAQVGIKVTVQSMDTATFYDALLNPAKLKTKKWGMVLTSWAADWPTGGGFLRTLIQPGSANNYSGLDDSEINSLVDEADAQSDPAKAADDWKKIDAKVMSESTMVPLLYPRHLVYRAPRLTNVYVQQVLGGIDLTALGVRR; via the coding sequence GTGCGCCCGTCGAGCACCAAGGGCGGCACCCTCCGGCTGGCCGCCGCCTACCCGCCGCTGAACCTCCTCGACCCGGCCGCCACCTACGAGCAGCCCGCCTGGAACGTGCAGCGGCTGTACCTGCGCAAGCTGGTCGACTACGCCCCCGCGCCCGGACAGAAGGGCCGCGTCCTCGAACCCGACCTCGCCACCGACACGGGCAAGGTCAGCTCCGACGGCCTGACCTGGACCTTCCACCTGAAGTCCGGGGTGAAGTTCCAGGACGGCTCGCCGATCACCTCCCAGGACGTCAAGTACGGCATCGAGCGCACCTTCGCCCGCGACGTCTTCCCCGGCGGCCCCTCCTACTTCCCGGACCTGCTGGACGAGGGCCAGCACTACCCGGGCCCCTACCAGGACACCGACCCCGACAAGCTCGGCCTGAAGTCGGTGGCCACGCCGGACTCCTCCACCATCGTCTTCACCCTCGCCAAGCCGTTCGCCGACTTCCGCTACGTGCTCGCGCTGTCCATCGGCGCGCCCGTGCCGCGCTCGGCCGACACCGGCGGCGGCAAGGACTTCGAGAAGCACCCGGTGGCCAGCGGCCCGTACAAGGTCGCCTCCTATGCCCCGGACAAGAGCCTGGAGCTGGTCCGCAACCCCGAGTGGGACCCGGCCACCGACCCGATCCACTCCGCGCTGCCCGACCGCATCGACCTCACCTACCTGGCCAGCCAGGACGCCGTCGAGGCGGCGCTGCTGGACGGCCGCGCGGACCTGGACATCGACGCGGCCACCCTCTCCGACGCCACCGAGACCAAGATCCTCAACTCGCCCGCCCTGAAGGCGAACACCGACCTCGCCTACAGCGGCGCCACCCGCTTCCTCAGCCTGCAGACCGACGTCGCCCCGTTCAGCGACTACCAGTGCCGCTGGGCGGTGGAGTACGCGGTCGACCGCGCCTCGCTGCGCGCCGGTTTCGGCGGGCAGTACGACGGCGGCGACATCGCCACCACCATGCTGCCGCCCACCAGCGACGGCCACGACGCGAACGCGACGCCCTTCGGCACCACCGCCGGCGTGTCCTACCCGCAGGCGGCCAAGACGCAGTTGAAGAACTGCGGCCGGCCGAACGGCTTCGACGTCACCCTCGCCGGGCCCGACTCCCCGCAGACCGACGACGCCATGCAGTCCGTCAAGACCGCGCTGGCCCAGGTCGGCATCAAGGTCACCGTGCAGAGCATGGACACCGCGACCTTCTACGACGCGCTGCTCAACCCGGCCAAGCTCAAGACGAAGAAGTGGGGCATGGTGCTGACCAGTTGGGCCGCCGACTGGCCCACCGGCGGCGGCTTCCTGCGCACCCTGATCCAGCCGGGCAGCGCCAACAACTACTCCGGTCTGGACGACTCCGAGATCAACTCCCTGGTGGACGAGGCCGACGCGCAGTCCGACCCGGCGAAGGCCGCGGACGACTGGAAGAAGATCGACGCGAAGGTGATGAGCGAGTCCACCATGGTCCCGCTGCTCTACCCGCGCCATCTCGTCTACCGCGCGCCGCGGTTGACCAACGTGTACGTCCAGCAGGTGCTCGGCGGCATCGACCTGACGGCGCTGGGCGTGCGGCGGTAG
- the cobC gene encoding Rv2231c family pyridoxal phosphate-dependent protein CobC codes for MVDLAVNVRAGTPPSWLAREIADSLGGLAAYPDDRSARRAVARRHGRPDAEVLLTAGAAEAFVLLARALRPRRAVVVHPQFTEPEAALRAAGHRVERVLLPACDGFRLDPAAVPDDADLVVLGNPTNPTSVLHPAALVQDLARAGRTLVVDEAFMDAVPGERESLAGRRDVPGLVVLRSLTKTWGLAGLRIGYALAGAATVAALQRAQPLWAVSTPALAAARACVTPRALAEAAEAARTGAADRAYLVERLRALPGGVEVAGEAPAAPFLLLRLPDADAVRLRLRDLSWAVRRADTFPGLGREWLRVAVRDRRTSDAFAKALAAATA; via the coding sequence CTGGTGGACCTGGCGGTCAACGTCCGTGCCGGCACGCCCCCTTCGTGGCTCGCGCGGGAGATCGCCGACTCGCTCGGGGGCCTCGCCGCCTACCCCGACGACCGCTCCGCCCGCCGGGCGGTCGCGCGCCGGCACGGCAGGCCGGACGCGGAGGTGCTGCTGACGGCGGGCGCGGCGGAGGCGTTCGTGCTGCTCGCGCGGGCGCTGCGGCCGCGCCGCGCGGTCGTGGTGCACCCGCAGTTCACCGAGCCGGAGGCGGCGCTGCGGGCGGCCGGCCACCGGGTGGAACGGGTGCTGCTGCCCGCCTGCGACGGTTTCCGGCTGGACCCCGCGGCGGTGCCGGACGACGCCGATCTGGTGGTGCTGGGCAATCCGACGAACCCGACGTCGGTGCTCCACCCGGCCGCGCTGGTACAGGATCTGGCGCGGGCCGGGCGCACTCTGGTGGTGGACGAGGCGTTCATGGACGCGGTGCCGGGCGAGCGGGAGTCGCTGGCCGGGCGGCGGGACGTGCCGGGGCTGGTGGTGCTGCGCAGCCTGACCAAGACCTGGGGTCTGGCGGGCCTGCGGATCGGCTACGCCCTGGCCGGCGCGGCGACGGTGGCGGCGCTTCAGCGCGCACAGCCGCTGTGGGCGGTCTCGACCCCGGCGCTGGCGGCGGCGCGGGCGTGCGTGACGCCGCGGGCGCTGGCCGAAGCGGCGGAGGCCGCCCGCACGGGCGCCGCGGACCGCGCGTATCTGGTGGAGCGGCTGCGCGCGCTGCCCGGCGGTGTCGAGGTCGCGGGAGAGGCGCCGGCCGCGCCCTTCCTGCTGCTGCGGCTGCCGGACGCCGACGCGGTGCGGCTGCGGCTGCGGGATCTCAGCTGGGCGGTGCGCCGCGCCGACACCTTCCCCGGGCTCGGCCGGGAGTGGCTGCGGGTCGCGGTGCGCGACCGGCGCACGTCGGACGCGTTCGCGAAGGCGCTGGCCGCCGCGACGGCATAG